Proteins encoded within one genomic window of Nonomuraea gerenzanensis:
- a CDS encoding alpha/beta hydrolase yields the protein MPFLLYHGRSRPLGGLRRAAAIAAGVLTIAAMLLVPRPAAAAEAPWLSVSDDGFASFSVPVAAVEAGIGPVSQLVIEGNFGPSATWAEYGLTRRGDVFSGVLGPLRPGLYSYQVTGDDTKGMKDPTNSTVVASKPLWSTFFVPGEAVRLLADAPEGQGGKIDTLTYGSGSQALVWTPPAYAARKTYPVLFLQSGDGWSATDWLDLGRARQILDNLSLQRRMAPMLVVISDGGDPQELRKAVAGRYRVHQDAAHQAIAGVAEGGTQALRTVLTRPGQYAYVGSFSGLLTDVKVTNRHAELVRLYTGNVTDPAYNATHRLTKVLDRARVGYEFDGVNPDAGANWNAWQENLIDFVPRLFRKVRDHGPSAGHGRLKGEFRPPAPGTTPTPFVTEDGFVTFETTTDFTAAQRVKVWANWAPNGSWLRVPLTRSGDRWRATVGPLDPWFYYYRLMVDGVSVKDASNPTKVTTEPTWSTFLVDGPAARLLTDVPAGKGGKVESMTYRSTVTNQDRTALVWTPPGYDPSRAQPYPVFFLQHGGGQNHTDWVEMGRAKQILDHHFLDGNLEPMVVVMGNGNVPDFNKELLENLVPAARARYHVSDDPSQQALAGLSMGGGQTFGVLKAFPGRFAYVAAFSAGFGSGAGVDAAAINSGTKLLRLYVGDRTDFVYPSFMTSLATLNDLGIRYEFDGVTPGPHGWDVWQKNLIDLAPRLFKR from the coding sequence ATGCCATTTTTACTTTATCACGGCAGGTCACGACCCCTCGGCGGGCTCAGGCGCGCCGCGGCGATCGCCGCCGGGGTGTTGACGATCGCCGCCATGTTGCTCGTGCCGCGCCCGGCGGCGGCCGCGGAGGCGCCGTGGCTGAGCGTCTCCGACGACGGCTTCGCCTCCTTCAGCGTTCCGGTGGCCGCCGTCGAGGCGGGGATCGGCCCGGTGTCGCAGCTGGTCATCGAGGGCAACTTCGGCCCCTCCGCCACCTGGGCGGAGTACGGCCTGACCCGGCGCGGCGACGTCTTCTCCGGCGTTCTCGGCCCGTTGCGGCCGGGGCTGTACTCCTACCAGGTCACCGGCGACGACACCAAGGGCATGAAGGACCCGACGAACAGCACCGTGGTGGCGTCCAAGCCGCTCTGGAGCACCTTCTTCGTGCCGGGTGAGGCCGTCCGGCTGCTGGCGGACGCGCCCGAGGGCCAGGGCGGCAAGATCGACACTCTGACCTACGGCTCCGGGAGCCAGGCCCTGGTCTGGACGCCTCCGGCGTACGCGGCCAGAAAGACCTATCCCGTGCTGTTCCTGCAGTCCGGCGACGGCTGGAGCGCCACCGACTGGCTGGACCTCGGCCGGGCCCGGCAGATCCTGGACAACCTGTCGCTCCAGCGGCGGATGGCGCCGATGCTGGTGGTGATCAGCGACGGCGGCGATCCGCAGGAGCTGCGCAAGGCGGTCGCCGGCCGCTACCGGGTCCACCAGGACGCGGCGCACCAGGCGATCGCCGGTGTGGCCGAGGGCGGGACGCAGGCCCTGCGGACGGTGCTGACCCGCCCGGGCCAGTACGCCTACGTCGGCTCGTTCTCCGGCCTGCTGACGGACGTGAAGGTGACCAACCGCCACGCCGAGCTGGTGCGGCTGTACACGGGGAACGTGACCGACCCCGCCTACAACGCCACCCACCGCCTGACGAAGGTGCTGGACCGCGCCCGGGTCGGGTACGAGTTCGACGGGGTCAACCCGGACGCCGGGGCGAACTGGAACGCCTGGCAGGAGAACCTCATCGACTTCGTGCCGCGCCTGTTCCGCAAGGTGCGCGACCACGGCCCGAGCGCCGGGCACGGCAGGCTGAAGGGCGAGTTCCGCCCGCCGGCCCCCGGCACCACCCCGACGCCGTTCGTGACCGAGGACGGTTTCGTCACCTTCGAGACCACGACGGACTTCACCGCCGCCCAGCGCGTCAAGGTGTGGGCGAACTGGGCTCCCAACGGCAGCTGGCTGCGCGTCCCGCTGACCCGTTCGGGTGACCGGTGGCGCGCGACGGTCGGCCCGCTCGACCCGTGGTTCTACTACTACCGGCTGATGGTGGACGGGGTCTCGGTCAAGGACGCGTCGAACCCGACGAAGGTGACCACCGAGCCGACGTGGAGCACCTTCCTCGTCGACGGGCCGGCGGCGCGCCTGCTCACCGACGTTCCCGCCGGTAAGGGCGGCAAGGTCGAGAGCATGACCTACCGGAGCACCGTCACGAACCAGGACAGGACCGCGCTGGTCTGGACCCCGCCGGGGTACGACCCCAGCCGCGCGCAGCCGTACCCCGTCTTCTTCCTGCAGCACGGTGGCGGCCAGAACCACACCGACTGGGTGGAGATGGGCCGCGCCAAGCAGATCCTCGACCACCACTTCCTCGACGGGAACCTGGAGCCGATGGTGGTCGTGATGGGCAACGGCAACGTGCCCGACTTCAACAAGGAGCTGCTGGAGAACCTCGTGCCGGCGGCCCGCGCCCGCTATCACGTCTCCGACGACCCGTCGCAGCAGGCCCTGGCCGGCCTGTCGATGGGAGGCGGGCAGACGTTCGGCGTGCTGAAGGCCTTCCCTGGGCGGTTCGCCTACGTCGCGGCGTTCTCGGCCGGGTTCGGCAGCGGCGCGGGCGTCGACGCGGCGGCGATCAACAGCGGCACCAAGCTGCTGCGCCTGTACGTCGGCGACCGCACGGACTTCGTCTACCCGTCGTTCATGACGTCCCTGGCCACCTTGAACGACCTCGGCATCCGCTACGAGTTCGACGGCGTCACCCCCGGCCCGCACGGCTGGGACGTCTGGCAGAAGAACCTCATCGATCTGGCACCCCGCCTGTTCAAGCGCTAG
- a CDS encoding response regulator transcription factor, whose translation MRVVIAEDLALLRDGLVRLLSANGFTVVEAVGNAPMLLRALVRHRPDVAVIDVRLPPRFTDEGLRTALEARRLVPGLPVLILSQYVEQLYARELLSDRSGGVGYLLKDRVGDVDRFVDAVREVAGGGTAMDPEVVTQLLTRRGRDEPLATLTPREREVLELMAEGLSNLAIAARFQVTDKAVAKHTNNIFTKLGLPPSDDHHRRVMAVLAYLQASPTGDRPTA comes from the coding sequence GTGCGCGTTGTCATCGCCGAAGATCTCGCCCTGCTGAGGGACGGCCTGGTCCGTCTCCTGTCGGCGAACGGTTTCACGGTCGTGGAGGCGGTCGGCAACGCCCCCATGCTGCTGCGGGCGCTGGTGCGGCACCGCCCGGACGTGGCCGTGATCGACGTGCGGCTGCCACCCCGCTTCACCGACGAAGGGCTGCGCACCGCGCTGGAGGCGCGCCGCCTCGTCCCGGGGCTGCCGGTGCTGATCCTGTCGCAGTACGTGGAGCAGCTCTACGCCAGGGAGCTGCTGTCCGACCGGTCGGGCGGGGTGGGGTACCTGCTGAAGGACCGGGTGGGGGACGTCGACCGGTTCGTGGACGCGGTCCGGGAGGTGGCCGGCGGCGGCACCGCGATGGATCCGGAGGTGGTCACCCAGCTCCTGACCCGCCGCGGCCGGGACGAGCCGCTGGCCACGCTGACGCCTCGGGAGCGCGAGGTGCTGGAGCTGATGGCGGAGGGGCTGTCCAACCTGGCCATCGCCGCCCGCTTCCAGGTGACGGACAAGGCGGTCGCCAAGCACACCAACAACATCTTCACCAAGCTCGGCCTGCCCCCGTCGGACGACCACCACCGGCGCGTCATGGCGGTCCTGGCCTACCTTCAGGCCAGCCCCACCGGCGACCGCCCGACCGCGTGA
- a CDS encoding isochorismatase family protein, translated as MTTLENRPKTALLVIDVQNGVVGEAHERDAVVANVASLVDRARAEQVPVVWVQHNDADMPRESDGWHFVPELTRNDGEPLVEKSYPDSFEDTTLESVLAGLEVGRLVVSGAQTDVCIRSTLHGAIVRGYDAILVSDAHTTEDLSKWGAPSPDQVIAHTNLYWKYHAAPGRTGGTVETKDVDFAG; from the coding sequence GTGACCACACTGGAGAACCGGCCGAAGACCGCGCTCCTCGTCATTGACGTGCAGAACGGCGTCGTAGGGGAGGCCCACGAGCGCGACGCGGTGGTGGCCAACGTGGCGAGCCTCGTCGACAGGGCGCGGGCCGAGCAGGTCCCCGTCGTGTGGGTGCAGCACAACGACGCGGACATGCCCCGGGAGAGCGACGGGTGGCACTTCGTCCCCGAGCTGACCAGGAACGACGGCGAGCCGCTCGTCGAGAAGTCCTACCCCGACTCCTTCGAGGACACCACGCTGGAGAGCGTGCTGGCCGGCCTGGAGGTCGGGCGGCTCGTGGTGTCCGGGGCGCAGACCGACGTCTGCATCCGCTCGACGCTGCACGGGGCGATCGTCAGGGGGTACGACGCGATCCTCGTCAGCGACGCGCACACCACGGAGGACCTGTCGAAGTGGGGCGCGCCGTCGCCGGACCAGGTCATCGCGCACACCAACCTGTACTGGAAGTACCACGCGGCGCCCGGGCGCACGGGCGGCACGGTCGAGACGAAGGACGTCGACTTCGCCGGCTGA
- a CDS encoding carbohydrate ABC transporter permease: MIEKSAPDAQQRTRRKRSKIRLREQVMGWLFVGPFGIVFLALLIAPLAYALYLSLFQKRLIGGTSFVFLDNYVKAFTDPSFLSGSWFVVRFSLVSIPLQIVVALAMALILDAVTSMFTRFSRLMIFLPYAIPTVIGAVMWGFLYSKSFGPLADLFGLFGAAPPDFLGGNLIFYGLVNIVTWQWAGYYMIILYAALQGIDPALYEAARMDGAGKWQIALRIKIPLITPALLLILVFALIGTLQFFNEPQILRSLAAGTIGPDFTPNMYAYQQAFALANFNYGSAISFALGGIVFVGVYAFLFFTRKRRSFL; the protein is encoded by the coding sequence ATGATCGAGAAAAGTGCGCCGGACGCCCAGCAGAGGACGCGCAGAAAGCGCAGCAAGATACGGCTGCGCGAGCAGGTGATGGGATGGCTCTTCGTCGGGCCGTTCGGGATCGTCTTCCTGGCGTTGCTCATCGCGCCGCTCGCGTACGCGCTGTATCTCAGCCTTTTCCAGAAGAGGCTGATCGGCGGCACCAGTTTCGTCTTCCTCGACAATTACGTTAAGGCGTTCACCGACCCGAGCTTTCTTTCCGGCTCCTGGTTCGTCGTGCGTTTCTCGCTGGTCTCCATCCCGTTGCAGATCGTCGTCGCGCTCGCGATGGCGCTGATCCTGGATGCCGTGACCTCGATGTTCACGCGTTTCTCGCGCCTCATGATCTTTCTTCCCTACGCCATTCCGACGGTCATCGGAGCCGTCATGTGGGGATTTCTGTACAGCAAGAGTTTCGGCCCGCTGGCCGACCTGTTCGGATTGTTCGGCGCCGCCCCGCCCGATTTCCTCGGCGGCAACCTGATCTTCTACGGGCTGGTCAACATCGTCACCTGGCAATGGGCCGGCTATTACATGATCATCCTTTACGCGGCCCTCCAGGGCATCGACCCGGCGCTCTACGAGGCGGCCCGCATGGACGGGGCCGGTAAGTGGCAGATCGCGCTCCGCATCAAGATCCCGCTGATCACCCCGGCGCTGCTGCTGATCCTGGTCTTCGCGCTCATCGGCACCCTGCAGTTCTTCAACGAGCCGCAGATCCTGCGATCGCTCGCGGCCGGCACGATCGGGCCGGACTTCACCCCCAACATGTACGCCTACCAGCAGGCCTTCGCGCTCGCGAACTTCAACTACGGATCGGCGATCTCCTTCGCGCTCGGCGGGATCGTCTTCGTCGGCGTCTACGCCTTCCTGTTCTTCACCCGCAAGCGGAGGAGCTTCCTGTGA
- a CDS encoding peptide deformylase, which produces MSGGQQLVEQVEALLAAPRPWSVTQVGDPVLRRPAERYDGQLPDGLLRELLEAMFLHLPGVGVGLAAPQVGIPLALAVIEDPAEVPAELAAERERAPQPRLELVNPVVTPLGSRYHAFYEGCLSVEGLTAVVARHGLVRLSAQDGGGRAYELELSGWPARIAQHETDHLNGVLYLDRAEPRSLSTADNYERFWAPRIAAT; this is translated from the coding sequence ATGAGCGGCGGGCAGCAGCTGGTCGAGCAGGTGGAGGCGCTGCTGGCGGCGCCCAGGCCCTGGTCCGTCACGCAGGTCGGCGACCCGGTGCTGCGCCGCCCGGCCGAGCGGTACGACGGGCAGCTTCCCGACGGCCTGCTGCGGGAGCTGCTCGAGGCGATGTTCCTGCACCTGCCGGGCGTCGGGGTGGGGCTCGCCGCGCCGCAGGTCGGCATCCCGCTGGCGCTGGCCGTCATCGAGGATCCCGCCGAGGTGCCGGCGGAGCTCGCCGCCGAGCGGGAGCGGGCGCCGCAGCCGAGGCTGGAGCTGGTCAACCCCGTCGTCACGCCGCTCGGGTCCCGCTATCACGCGTTCTACGAGGGGTGCCTGAGCGTCGAGGGGCTCACCGCCGTCGTGGCGCGGCACGGGCTGGTGCGGTTGTCGGCGCAGGACGGTGGCGGGCGGGCGTACGAGCTGGAGCTGTCCGGGTGGCCGGCGCGCATCGCGCAGCACGAGACCGATCACCTGAACGGCGTCCTGTACCTCGACCGGGCCGAGCCGCGCTCGTTGTCGACCGCCGACAACTACGAGCGCTTCTGGGCGCCACGGATCGCCGCGACCTGA
- a CDS encoding histone-like nucleoid-structuring protein Lsr2 yields the protein MAKRLIETITDDFDGSPMEDENPVSFSIKGDRFVMDLKPENEDRLRAALAPFIAKARRDDPAPTSRPRGRRTPGGTTRAMSKEKSQEIRQWAKAHGLPVSERGRIASSVIQKYEAAH from the coding sequence ATGGCCAAGAGGTTGATTGAAACGATCACGGACGACTTCGACGGCTCCCCGATGGAGGACGAGAACCCGGTCTCCTTCAGCATCAAGGGCGACCGGTTCGTGATGGATCTGAAGCCCGAGAACGAGGACCGGCTACGCGCGGCCCTGGCGCCCTTCATCGCGAAGGCGCGGCGCGACGACCCCGCTCCCACGTCGCGACCTCGCGGTCGCCGCACCCCCGGCGGCACGACGCGGGCCATGAGCAAGGAGAAGAGCCAGGAGATCCGGCAGTGGGCCAAGGCGCACGGCCTGCCGGTCAGCGAGCGGGGCCGCATCGCCTCTTCGGTGATCCAGAAGTACGAGGCCGCGCACTAG
- a CDS encoding sensor histidine kinase has protein sequence MSRTRPRPARDRAAAFRRASDPGHLVARPVSHAVAVPAELVLNAVTGLVALALLMLLVLGGALAPVTGPAPLARASALARRLAVFHRRRAGRSTPRRPPTTRRTVLWLAVHSVTGPAPVAATWAMLAALDYVFFRLHPVERSSLNTFAMSLSIAAIAVVILLSVFLFRAGQDRLARLLLDPPPSPDARIRELTEARAALADARAAELRRIERDLHDGAQAKLIAIRMHLGLARGSRDAGEMLRMIDEAREVAGEALTDLRDLVRGIHPPVLADRGLAGAIEASALLCPVPVTLDLDLPGRLQPPVESAVYFAAAEALTNVTKHSGAARAWVRLRHAAGMLTLTVGDDGRGGARRDAGTGLRGIENRLSAFDGSLTVSSPPGGPTELIMELPCALSSPKISPC, from the coding sequence GTGAGCAGGACACGACCACGACCCGCCAGGGACAGGGCCGCCGCGTTCAGGAGGGCGAGCGACCCCGGCCACCTGGTGGCGAGGCCGGTGTCGCACGCCGTCGCCGTGCCGGCCGAGCTGGTGCTGAACGCCGTCACCGGGCTCGTCGCGCTCGCGTTACTGATGCTGCTGGTCCTGGGCGGCGCGCTCGCCCCGGTGACCGGGCCCGCGCCGCTCGCCCGGGCGTCCGCCCTGGCCCGCCGCCTGGCCGTCTTCCACCGCCGCCGCGCCGGCCGGAGCACGCCGCGCCGCCCGCCCACCACCCGCCGCACCGTGCTCTGGCTGGCCGTCCACAGCGTCACGGGTCCCGCCCCGGTGGCCGCGACGTGGGCGATGCTCGCCGCCCTGGACTACGTCTTCTTCAGGCTGCACCCGGTGGAGCGCAGCTCGCTCAACACGTTCGCCATGAGCCTGTCCATCGCGGCCATCGCGGTGGTCATCCTCCTGTCGGTGTTCCTGTTCCGGGCCGGACAGGACCGGCTGGCGCGGCTGCTGCTCGACCCGCCCCCGTCCCCCGACGCCCGCATCAGGGAGCTGACCGAGGCGCGGGCCGCGCTGGCGGACGCGCGCGCCGCCGAGCTGCGCCGCATCGAGCGCGACCTGCACGACGGCGCCCAGGCCAAGCTGATCGCCATCCGCATGCACCTGGGCCTGGCACGCGGCTCCCGCGACGCGGGCGAGATGCTGCGCATGATCGACGAGGCGCGGGAGGTCGCCGGTGAGGCCCTGACGGACCTGCGTGACCTGGTACGCGGCATCCATCCCCCGGTGCTGGCCGACCGGGGCCTGGCGGGCGCCATCGAGGCGTCCGCGCTGCTGTGTCCCGTGCCGGTCACGCTCGACCTCGACCTGCCCGGCAGGCTGCAGCCGCCCGTCGAGTCCGCCGTGTACTTCGCCGCCGCCGAGGCCCTGACGAACGTCACCAAGCACAGCGGCGCCGCCCGCGCCTGGGTGCGGCTGCGGCACGCGGCCGGAATGCTCACCCTGACCGTCGGCGACGACGGCCGGGGCGGCGCCCGCCGCGACGCGGGCACCGGCCTGCGCGGCATCGAGAACCGACTGTCCGCCTTCGACGGCTCGCTCACCGTGAGCAGCCCTCCCGGCGGCCCCACCGAGCTGATCATGGAGCTGCCGTGCGCGTTGTCATCGCCGAAGATCTCGCCCTGCTGA
- a CDS encoding carbohydrate ABC transporter permease: MTRDRSRRRPQSHLPLQVLLGFLVVYFLVPFWWVIVNSSKDAPGLFGGGNTLWFADRIDYLGNLQQLFTYDNGIYGRWILNSTLYALVGGLGATVLAVMAGYGFAKYRFTGRRFSFSLVLGALMVPATALVIPTFMMFSEFGLTNTIWAVIIPSLLNPFGVYLMHVYARDAVPDEILDAARADGAGEVRTFLQVAFPLMRPAVVTVLLLSAVASWNNYFLPLAMLSDNRLFPVTVGLGLWQGIASANNAGSTSLWSLIILGALVSVVPLVIAFFTLQRHWRGGLSVGGLR, encoded by the coding sequence GTGACCCGTGACCGTTCCCGCCGCCGCCCGCAGAGCCACCTGCCCCTGCAGGTGCTGCTCGGTTTCCTGGTCGTGTACTTCCTCGTGCCGTTCTGGTGGGTCATCGTCAACAGCTCCAAGGACGCCCCCGGCCTGTTCGGCGGCGGCAACACGCTGTGGTTCGCCGACCGGATCGACTACCTGGGCAACCTGCAGCAGTTGTTCACCTACGACAACGGCATCTACGGCAGGTGGATACTCAACTCCACCCTCTACGCCCTGGTGGGCGGCCTCGGCGCCACGGTGCTGGCGGTCATGGCCGGCTACGGGTTCGCCAAGTACCGCTTCACCGGCAGGCGCTTCAGCTTCTCGCTGGTGCTCGGCGCGCTGATGGTGCCGGCCACGGCGCTGGTGATCCCGACCTTCATGATGTTCTCCGAGTTCGGCCTGACCAACACGATCTGGGCGGTGATCATCCCGTCGCTGCTCAACCCGTTCGGCGTCTACCTGATGCACGTCTACGCGCGCGACGCGGTGCCCGACGAGATCCTGGACGCGGCCAGGGCCGACGGCGCCGGTGAGGTGCGCACGTTCCTCCAGGTCGCCTTCCCCCTGATGCGGCCCGCGGTGGTCACCGTGCTGCTGCTGTCGGCCGTGGCGTCCTGGAACAACTACTTCCTGCCCCTCGCCATGCTCTCCGACAACCGGCTGTTCCCCGTCACCGTCGGGCTCGGCCTCTGGCAGGGCATCGCCTCGGCGAACAACGCGGGCAGCACGTCCCTGTGGAGCCTCATCATCCTGGGCGCGCTCGTGTCGGTCGTCCCCCTCGTCATCGCCTTCTTCACGCTGCAGCGGCACTGGCGCGGCGGGCTGTCCGTGGGCGGCCTCAGATAG
- a CDS encoding LacI family DNA-binding transcriptional regulator, whose translation MSDVARLAGVSTATVSRVVNGRYGVSVSTIEQVRSAIEQLGYESSLVATSLRRSRTNVLGLVTHSFQSYTAEVLKGVMDALSQSGFDLIIYANSDLYGTYSDGWEQRHLARLSGTLTDGCIVVTPSGEVRSGTPVVVIDPARGSTAPSVTADNFAGATAVVEHLLALGHRRIGCIAGRAGLEAAWAREEGYRTALAAAGVPLDPQLIARGSFNPESAAPLARALLDRADRPTAIFAASDGMALKTLQVAKELGLDVPGDLSVAGFDNIPESALAEPGLTTVDQSMYRLGYEAARMLKALVRGDWEGPGRTVLPTRLVVRGSTAAPGDPR comes from the coding sequence ATGAGCGATGTCGCGCGATTAGCGGGCGTCTCCACCGCGACCGTGTCGCGCGTGGTCAACGGGCGTTACGGCGTCAGCGTGAGCACCATCGAGCAGGTACGTTCGGCCATCGAGCAGCTCGGCTACGAGTCGAGCCTGGTGGCGACGAGCCTGCGGCGCAGTCGCACCAACGTCCTGGGGCTGGTGACGCACAGCTTCCAGTCCTACACGGCCGAGGTGCTCAAGGGCGTCATGGACGCGCTCAGCCAGTCGGGCTTCGACCTGATCATCTACGCCAACAGCGACCTGTACGGGACGTACTCGGACGGCTGGGAGCAGCGGCACCTGGCCCGGCTCTCGGGCACGCTCACCGACGGCTGCATCGTGGTCACGCCCTCGGGCGAGGTACGCAGCGGCACGCCGGTCGTGGTCATCGATCCGGCGCGGGGCTCCACGGCCCCGTCGGTGACGGCGGACAACTTCGCCGGCGCCACCGCCGTGGTCGAGCACCTGCTCGCCCTGGGGCACCGGCGCATCGGCTGCATCGCGGGCCGGGCCGGTCTGGAGGCCGCGTGGGCGCGCGAGGAGGGGTACCGCACGGCGCTGGCCGCGGCCGGCGTTCCGCTCGATCCGCAGCTCATCGCCCGCGGCAGCTTCAACCCCGAGTCGGCGGCACCGCTCGCGCGGGCGCTGCTCGACAGGGCGGACCGCCCGACGGCGATCTTCGCGGCGAGCGACGGCATGGCGCTGAAGACGCTGCAGGTGGCCAAGGAGCTGGGGCTCGACGTCCCCGGCGACCTGTCGGTGGCCGGCTTCGACAACATCCCGGAGTCGGCGCTGGCGGAGCCCGGCCTGACCACCGTGGACCAGTCGATGTACCGGCTCGGGTACGAGGCGGCACGCATGCTGAAGGCGCTGGTGCGGGGCGACTGGGAGGGCCCCGGCCGGACCGTGCTGCCCACCCGCCTGGTGGTCAGAGGCTCCACCGCGGCCCCGGGAGACCCTCGGTGA
- a CDS encoding ABC transporter substrate-binding protein has product MKKNWLSAAAAVLAATTVLAACSSGGGGGAGTAAGSGSGASNCTNTIPKKNLPVVTMWGWYPNMQLVVDNFNKQNGEVQVCWTNVGQGSDEYDKFQTAISAGTGAPDVIMIEMDRIPTFQIQNSLVDIKKYGFDAVKADYSAGAWKDVSVGEAVYGVPVDGGPMAMIYRKDLFEKYDITPPKTWAEYEQAAQKMKDAGGPAFGDFAANVSALTMALQIQKGAAPFTYDPAQQSSIGVKLNDQASKDVLDYWGRLAQKGLVGTQDQFTPEYISGVINGKYATYISAAWAPGYLTGAGVGKGEDTGKFAVAPLPQWDPANPVQVNWGGSAFSVTSQAKNPELAAKVAYGLYADKESLTHGWTNQIIFPLNLKALNDPEFVNLKVAFFDGQQANKEVYVPAANAYQGVTYSPFGQYYFDAMTKQVSALIEGSVTGAQAADRLQEDVAKYAKEQGFTVQ; this is encoded by the coding sequence ATGAAGAAGAACTGGCTCTCCGCCGCGGCGGCCGTGCTCGCCGCCACGACCGTGCTGGCCGCCTGCTCCTCCGGTGGCGGAGGCGGCGCCGGCACCGCCGCCGGCAGCGGCAGTGGCGCGAGCAACTGCACGAACACCATCCCCAAGAAGAACCTGCCGGTCGTGACGATGTGGGGCTGGTACCCCAACATGCAGCTCGTCGTCGACAACTTCAACAAGCAGAACGGCGAGGTACAGGTCTGCTGGACCAACGTCGGCCAGGGCAGCGACGAGTACGACAAGTTCCAGACGGCCATCTCGGCCGGCACCGGCGCCCCCGACGTGATCATGATCGAGATGGACCGGATCCCGACCTTCCAGATCCAGAACTCCCTCGTCGACATCAAGAAGTACGGCTTCGACGCCGTCAAGGCCGACTACAGCGCGGGCGCGTGGAAGGACGTCTCGGTCGGTGAGGCGGTCTACGGCGTGCCGGTCGACGGCGGCCCGATGGCGATGATCTACCGGAAGGACCTGTTCGAGAAGTACGACATCACGCCGCCGAAGACGTGGGCCGAGTACGAGCAGGCGGCCCAGAAGATGAAGGACGCGGGCGGTCCGGCGTTCGGCGACTTCGCCGCGAACGTGTCGGCGCTGACCATGGCGCTGCAGATCCAGAAGGGCGCCGCCCCCTTCACCTACGACCCGGCGCAGCAGAGCTCGATCGGCGTCAAGCTGAACGACCAGGCCTCCAAGGACGTGCTCGACTACTGGGGGCGCCTGGCGCAGAAGGGCCTGGTCGGCACCCAGGACCAGTTCACCCCCGAGTACATCTCCGGCGTGATCAACGGCAAGTACGCCACCTACATCTCGGCGGCCTGGGCGCCCGGCTACCTCACCGGCGCCGGCGTCGGCAAGGGCGAGGACACCGGCAAGTTCGCGGTGGCGCCGCTGCCGCAGTGGGATCCCGCCAACCCGGTGCAGGTGAACTGGGGCGGCTCCGCCTTCTCCGTGACGAGCCAGGCCAAGAACCCCGAGCTGGCCGCGAAGGTGGCCTACGGCCTCTACGCCGACAAGGAGTCGCTCACCCACGGCTGGACCAACCAGATCATCTTCCCGCTGAACCTCAAGGCGCTCAACGACCCCGAGTTCGTGAACCTGAAGGTCGCCTTCTTCGACGGCCAGCAGGCCAACAAGGAGGTCTACGTCCCCGCGGCGAACGCCTACCAGGGCGTCACCTACAGCCCGTTCGGCCAGTACTACTTCGACGCCATGACCAAGCAGGTCAGCGCGCTCATCGAGGGCTCCGTCACCGGTGCGCAGGCCGCCGACCGGCTGCAGGAGGACGTGGCGAAGTACGCCAAGGAACAAGGCTTCACCGTTCAGTGA